The Zobellia alginiliquefaciens genome contains a region encoding:
- a CDS encoding TetR/AcrR family transcriptional regulator — protein MKNDYIKTGRTNQKIETRSKILISAQYFLNNGLEFNLEDIAKRSGISRATIYRYFSNVDILAAEAGLDVNTKSSETIFENLKGKTLENKILEIQDYYNTLAIAHEKLFRKYISTVLDSSTPTPKRGARRKKTLQLVFEGTEYTQKEKKDLSNLLTVLMGIEPLIVTKDVCGLNNSESTELMKWGMELLLKGFISSKK, from the coding sequence ATGAAAAATGATTACATCAAAACCGGAAGGACAAATCAAAAAATTGAAACCAGAAGTAAGATCTTAATCAGTGCCCAATATTTTTTAAACAACGGATTAGAATTTAATCTTGAAGATATTGCTAAACGGTCTGGTATTTCTAGGGCAACAATTTATAGATATTTCTCCAATGTAGACATATTAGCAGCAGAGGCCGGACTGGATGTCAACACAAAAAGCTCCGAAACAATTTTTGAAAATCTTAAGGGAAAAACTCTAGAAAACAAGATTCTTGAAATCCAGGACTACTACAACACCCTGGCAATAGCGCATGAAAAGTTATTTCGAAAATACATTAGCACAGTTTTGGACTCAAGTACTCCCACCCCAAAAAGAGGTGCACGAAGAAAAAAAACTTTACAACTAGTCTTTGAAGGAACAGAATACACGCAGAAAGAAAAAAAGGACCTTTCTAACCTACTTACGGTTTTAATGGGAATAGAACCCCTGATAGTTACCAAAGATGTCTGCGGTCTAAACAATAGTGAATCCACCGAACTCATGAAATGGGGTATGGAATTACTCCTCAAAGGGTTCATTAGTTCCAAAAAATAA
- a CDS encoding GNAT family N-acetyltransferase, translating into MLNLKGKHIYLRALEPNDLDFLYELENRTEIWEISGTTAPYSKHVLNLYLENAHRDIYDVKQLRLCICNTEGSTVGLIDLFDFDPKNLRAGIGIVILNTENRNKGVGAEAISLVSDYAFKVLNLHQLYANVMEGNDPSIHLFKKMGFKEVGIKKDWIFTEGKYKNEILFQKINT; encoded by the coding sequence ATGCTAAACTTAAAAGGTAAACATATATATCTTAGGGCTCTGGAACCAAATGATTTGGACTTCCTTTATGAGCTGGAGAATAGAACTGAAATTTGGGAAATAAGCGGAACCACGGCACCGTACTCCAAACATGTGCTAAATCTCTATTTGGAGAATGCGCACAGAGATATTTATGATGTTAAGCAATTGCGACTGTGTATTTGTAACACCGAAGGTTCTACGGTAGGACTTATTGATTTATTCGATTTTGACCCCAAGAATTTAAGAGCGGGAATAGGAATTGTTATCCTGAATACCGAAAATAGAAATAAAGGAGTAGGAGCGGAGGCTATTTCATTGGTGTCCGACTATGCGTTTAAAGTATTGAATCTTCATCAGCTCTATGCAAATGTTATGGAGGGGAACGACCCCAGTATTCATTTGTTCAAAAAGATGGGATTTAAAGAGGTAGGCATAAAAAAGGACTGGATTTTTACCGAGGGAAAGTATAAGAATGAAATTTTGTTTCAAAAAATAAATACCTAA
- the mltG gene encoding endolytic transglycosylase MltG, with product MYIKRILLIIVIAGLIGGGIFAYTVYNAIFAPNTSFENNEAYLYIPSDADFSEVRELVAPLLENMESFEQVAQRKGYISNIRGGKYAIKKGANNNDIINSLRSQNIPVKVAFNNQETIADLAGRISMQIEPDSLALLEAFTSEEFLKVNGFNKNTQLAMYIPNSYEFFWNTSADEFRERMLKEYNRFWTDARLEKAKALNLTPAEVITLASVVHKETAKVDERPRVAGVYLNRLRRGILLQADPTVIYAIKKHTNNFNAIIKRVLYKDLELDSPYNTYKYAGLPPGPIAMPDITAIDAVLNPEKHDYLYFVANVENFGYHKFAKTLAQHNRNKAQYVQWINAQKIKR from the coding sequence ATGTATATAAAACGTATTCTATTAATTATTGTGATTGCCGGTCTTATCGGAGGTGGAATTTTTGCCTATACCGTCTATAACGCCATTTTTGCGCCTAACACCAGTTTTGAAAACAATGAGGCCTATCTGTATATACCCTCAGATGCGGATTTTTCGGAAGTACGTGAGTTGGTAGCTCCTCTTCTTGAAAATATGGAATCTTTTGAACAAGTGGCCCAGCGTAAGGGGTATATCTCAAACATAAGAGGAGGGAAGTACGCTATTAAAAAAGGTGCGAATAATAATGATATCATAAACTCCCTACGTAGTCAGAACATTCCGGTTAAGGTTGCTTTTAACAATCAAGAGACCATAGCAGACCTTGCAGGGAGGATTTCCATGCAAATAGAACCGGATAGTTTAGCACTGTTAGAAGCTTTTACCAGTGAGGAATTTTTAAAAGTGAATGGTTTTAATAAAAATACGCAACTGGCAATGTACATTCCCAATAGCTATGAATTCTTTTGGAATACATCTGCCGACGAATTTAGGGAACGAATGTTGAAAGAGTACAATCGTTTTTGGACCGATGCCCGCCTAGAAAAGGCAAAAGCTTTGAATCTTACCCCGGCCGAAGTAATCACTTTAGCTTCTGTAGTGCATAAAGAAACGGCAAAAGTAGATGAAAGACCCAGGGTTGCAGGTGTATATCTGAATCGTTTGCGAAGAGGAATTTTGCTGCAGGCAGACCCTACGGTAATCTATGCGATTAAAAAACACACAAATAATTTTAATGCAATAATTAAGCGGGTGCTGTATAAAGATTTAGAATTGGACTCTCCATATAACACCTATAAGTATGCAGGTCTCCCCCCGGGACCGATAGCCATGCCGGATATTACTGCTATAGACGCCGTTTTGAACCCAGAGAAGCACGATTATCTTTACTTTGTAGCCAACGTAGAAAATTTCGGATATCACAAATTTGCCAAGACTCTGGCCCAGCACAACCGTAATAAAGCACAGTATGTCCAGTGGATAAATGCCCAAAAAATCAAGAGATAG
- a CDS encoding cupin domain-containing protein — MKKNKTKWVLGHKVTPHETTGDYDLMVGETPAKVQGPPPHLHNSFKESFLIIAGEMEFMVNGHIAIVREGESMDIPPNTLHTFANNSENPCKWVNIHSPKGFRSFFEKMGVCENEENAMNKSLTPEIINKVMATAAEYDMIIKV, encoded by the coding sequence ATGAAAAAAAATAAAACGAAATGGGTACTTGGGCATAAGGTAACACCTCATGAAACTACGGGAGACTATGATCTTATGGTAGGGGAAACACCAGCTAAAGTACAGGGTCCGCCACCACATCTACACAACTCTTTTAAAGAATCTTTTCTGATTATTGCGGGGGAAATGGAATTTATGGTAAATGGTCATATAGCAATTGTAAGGGAAGGAGAGTCAATGGACATTCCTCCAAATACTTTGCATACGTTCGCAAACAATAGTGAAAACCCGTGCAAGTGGGTAAACATTCATAGTCCTAAAGGGTTTAGGAGTTTTTTTGAGAAAATGGGGGTTTGTGAAAATGAAGAAAATGCAATGAACAAATCACTTACTCCGGAAATCATTAATAAAGTGATGGCAACCGCCGCGGAATATGATATGATAATAAAGGTTTAA
- a CDS encoding VOC family protein, with amino-acid sequence MVTFSFDHIALSVKDVNESLEFYQKVLQLKEIKNTASNSKTRWLSIGGKNQLHLIPRPDFQIKVNKAVHFALTTADFTSFVAYLQSSNINYTDWIDSPNRDYVRQDGIKQVYFQDPNGYWIEINDDCR; translated from the coding sequence ATGGTTACTTTTTCATTCGATCACATTGCTCTTTCTGTAAAGGATGTTAACGAATCTCTTGAGTTCTACCAAAAAGTACTTCAACTTAAAGAAATCAAGAATACAGCTTCTAATTCAAAAACAAGGTGGCTATCTATTGGAGGAAAAAATCAACTTCACCTTATTCCACGTCCGGATTTTCAAATAAAAGTAAATAAAGCTGTTCATTTTGCTTTAACAACGGCCGACTTTACCTCATTTGTAGCGTACCTACAATCATCTAATATTAACTACACTGATTGGATCGATAGCCCTAATAGAGATTACGTTCGGCAAGACGGAATAAAGCAGGTTTATTTTCAAGACCCAAATGGATACTGGATTGAAATTAACGATGATTGCCGGTAA